In one window of Coralliovum pocilloporae DNA:
- a CDS encoding ATP-binding protein — protein sequence MTTLSPNIENRVRKLPKPSTSAQGLLPLFEAVSNAFFAIDDRTETEATHRGQVRVTVRELSSMDKIQITVSDDGIGLDDDRFEAFCEVDTDFKSEKGGKGVGRLYWLDAFSNTTVLSRFMGESGPQTRAFQFKLSNEEQIEDTSPGDLGEAPSGLGTVVIFSGLRAESYRKQFPKRRDTFLRYFSAHFISDFLVGNGAEVIVDLDGELSKYPQAVSDLVVGEAYKGDTLEHEEFGSLSITGYTCKPEASTGLDGTHQLHLLAHGRTVEPRKIDKLLGVLRVSREDNEDLVFHGCVSGPYLDQHVNEGRTAFNLKESKLRELCRFCADFVKESFISEQIKEFEKARKKDYQDFVQRYPIYGFADDDTQLDRVPFAARSPEEFATGLVKYQIRRDEKRQNDLERVISLLEQDNDISESFADTLTSATRELQDSERLALAQHVVRRKLVLELLEKLITRIRARGDKEEDYHLESTLHSFIVPMRINGADPSQVESTAHDLWIVDERLAFTRSFSSDQRLAQTLENSESDVRPDLFVWNLAHGLGVVDPNVVDAEVDVSEPLRKVMIVEFKRPGRRQYGKVEDQIEQQITKYLRQLKGGQIEAFNRQKVRIANDCLFYVYVIADIVGDLEEQLGGWTTTANGEGRIRSLDNDFKGSTIEVIQWQDLVNDAWVRNEATIRAAGLSRTRPLRSRKK from the coding sequence TTGACGACGCTTTCCCCGAATATTGAAAATCGTGTCCGAAAACTCCCGAAGCCGTCAACATCGGCTCAAGGTTTGCTCCCCCTTTTTGAGGCTGTGAGCAACGCATTCTTTGCCATTGATGATAGGACTGAGACGGAAGCCACGCATCGCGGACAAGTTCGAGTGACGGTTCGTGAACTCTCAAGCATGGACAAAATCCAGATCACTGTCAGTGATGACGGAATAGGTCTGGATGACGACCGCTTTGAAGCATTTTGCGAAGTAGATACAGATTTCAAAAGCGAAAAAGGTGGTAAAGGTGTCGGACGCCTCTACTGGTTAGATGCATTTTCGAACACAACCGTATTGAGTCGTTTCATGGGTGAATCGGGCCCACAGACACGAGCCTTTCAGTTCAAACTTTCTAACGAAGAACAAATCGAAGATACATCGCCAGGTGACCTTGGCGAGGCACCATCTGGTCTTGGTACTGTCGTAATTTTCTCTGGCTTGCGTGCCGAGAGTTATAGAAAGCAGTTTCCCAAGAGAAGGGACACTTTCTTACGCTATTTCAGTGCACACTTTATTTCTGATTTTTTGGTTGGGAACGGCGCAGAAGTTATTGTCGACCTCGACGGCGAATTGTCTAAATACCCACAAGCTGTGTCAGACCTGGTCGTGGGTGAGGCATACAAGGGAGATACGTTAGAGCACGAAGAGTTTGGCTCCTTAAGTATTACTGGCTATACTTGTAAGCCTGAAGCTAGTACAGGTCTGGATGGCACTCATCAGTTGCATCTTTTAGCGCACGGTAGAACCGTCGAGCCTAGGAAGATTGACAAGCTTCTCGGAGTGCTCAGAGTCAGCCGCGAAGATAACGAAGACCTTGTTTTCCATGGTTGTGTTTCCGGTCCTTACCTTGATCAGCACGTCAATGAGGGGCGCACCGCTTTTAATTTAAAGGAGTCAAAGCTTCGGGAGCTTTGCCGTTTCTGTGCAGACTTTGTGAAGGAGAGTTTCATTTCCGAGCAGATAAAAGAGTTCGAAAAGGCTCGGAAGAAAGACTATCAAGATTTTGTTCAGCGCTACCCAATTTACGGGTTTGCCGATGATGATACGCAGTTGGATCGGGTTCCATTCGCAGCTCGCTCTCCTGAGGAGTTTGCCACAGGACTCGTAAAATATCAGATCAGGCGAGATGAAAAAAGGCAAAACGATTTAGAAAGAGTGATTAGCCTGTTGGAGCAGGATAATGATATCTCTGAGAGTTTTGCAGATACGCTTACTTCGGCGACTCGTGAACTGCAAGATTCGGAAAGACTGGCGCTGGCTCAGCATGTGGTACGCCGCAAATTGGTTCTCGAATTACTTGAGAAGCTTATCACACGCATTCGGGCACGAGGTGATAAAGAAGAGGATTATCACCTCGAGAGTACATTGCATTCATTCATAGTCCCGATGCGTATCAATGGAGCGGACCCCTCGCAGGTTGAGTCTACAGCGCATGATCTTTGGATTGTTGACGAAAGACTGGCGTTTACACGGTCATTCTCATCAGACCAAAGACTTGCTCAAACGTTGGAAAACTCTGAAAGCGATGTACGTCCAGATTTGTTCGTGTGGAACCTTGCTCATGGCTTGGGTGTAGTCGACCCCAATGTTGTAGACGCTGAAGTTGATGTGTCTGAACCGCTGAGGAAAGTCATGATTGTAGAGTTCAAGCGACCAGGTAGGCGCCAATACGGTAAGGTAGAGGACCAAATTGAGCAACAGATTACAAAATACCTCCGGCAGTTAAAGGGTGGTCAGATCGAAGCTTTCAATCGTCAAAAGGTCCGAATTGCAAACGACTGCCTGTTTTACGTTTATGTTATAGCGGACATTGTTGGCGACCTTGAGGAGCAACTTGGTGGTTGGACAACCACAGCAAACGGTGAAGGTCGAATTCGGAGCTTAGACAACGATTTTAAGGGTTCAACTATTGAAGTTATCCAGTGGCAAGATTTGGTGAATGACGCATGGGTCCGTAATGAGGCGACCATCCGTGCCGCAGGCTTGTCACGAACGAGACCACTACGAAGCCGTAAAAAATGA
- a CDS encoding trimethylamine methyltransferase family protein → MSRLRSGRTARVRTRQAAKPRLAPVRRNLNPIRVLDEEGLQRIHDASMAILEEVGIEFRDPQALSEWRAAGADIQGERVRIDRHLLMDLVRKAPSEFRVQGRGAETGFTMGGNTSVFCTMKGAPFTRDLDGIRRSTTEQDVINFARLTQACRSFHMAGGFTCEPMDIPVPHRHLIMMQHHMTETELPLFGIGTSKERAEDCVAMARIVAGDVMDDATAIWMHASGNSPLVWDQAMLDGARVFADAGQAVLCSPFVLAAANTPADVAATLAQVNAEALAAIAYLQLYRPGTPVVYGQYTVSISMQSGAPMAGTPEVALITSAVGQLARLYGLPWRTSANHASSKAFDAQSGYEGATTLMTAMNAGANLMLHAGGWDEGGLTICYAKFIADDEQNQMMARYAGGISLDRFDEALKAVRRIGPAGHYLGDEFTLAHFRDAFAMPDIMDFSSYEQWNAAGANDMATRCRKKAQTLLEEFTVPDMDPSTREELDAFVMRRKREIGLG, encoded by the coding sequence ATGTCGCGTTTGAGGTCTGGCCGAACAGCGCGCGTGCGTACGCGCCAGGCCGCAAAACCAAGACTGGCCCCGGTTCGTCGGAACCTCAATCCGATCAGGGTTCTGGATGAGGAAGGCTTGCAGCGCATCCACGACGCCTCAATGGCCATTCTGGAAGAGGTGGGCATTGAATTCCGCGACCCTCAGGCGCTGAGCGAATGGCGCGCAGCGGGGGCGGATATACAGGGCGAGCGCGTGCGCATTGACCGCCATCTGCTGATGGATCTGGTCAGGAAAGCGCCATCCGAGTTCCGGGTCCAGGGCCGGGGTGCTGAAACGGGCTTTACCATGGGCGGCAATACCAGCGTGTTCTGCACGATGAAGGGCGCACCATTCACCCGTGATCTGGATGGCATAAGGCGATCCACAACAGAACAGGACGTGATCAATTTCGCACGCCTGACCCAGGCTTGCCGCAGTTTTCATATGGCAGGCGGGTTCACCTGTGAGCCGATGGATATCCCCGTTCCCCACCGCCATCTGATCATGATGCAACATCATATGACAGAAACAGAGCTGCCGCTGTTTGGCATTGGCACATCAAAGGAACGGGCAGAAGATTGCGTTGCCATGGCACGGATTGTGGCCGGTGACGTTATGGACGATGCTACTGCAATCTGGATGCATGCCTCGGGCAATTCGCCTCTGGTCTGGGATCAGGCCATGCTGGATGGAGCCCGCGTCTTTGCCGATGCCGGGCAGGCTGTCCTGTGCTCGCCTTTCGTGCTTGCTGCGGCCAACACACCGGCCGACGTTGCAGCCACGCTGGCGCAGGTCAATGCTGAGGCCCTGGCCGCAATCGCCTATCTCCAGCTCTATCGTCCCGGAACCCCGGTGGTCTATGGACAATATACGGTGTCGATTTCGATGCAGTCCGGGGCGCCTATGGCCGGTACGCCTGAAGTTGCGCTGATTACCTCTGCCGTTGGTCAGCTGGCGCGTCTCTATGGTTTGCCATGGCGGACATCCGCCAATCACGCCTCATCGAAAGCCTTTGATGCCCAGTCCGGCTATGAAGGGGCAACCACCCTGATGACCGCGATGAATGCCGGGGCCAATCTGATGCTGCACGCCGGAGGCTGGGACGAGGGCGGCCTGACGATCTGCTACGCGAAATTCATCGCCGATGATGAGCAGAACCAGATGATGGCCCGCTATGCAGGCGGAATCTCCCTCGACCGCTTCGACGAGGCGCTCAAGGCAGTCAGACGGATCGGCCCGGCAGGCCACTATCTGGGCGACGAATTTACGCTGGCCCATTTCCGGGACGCGTTTGCCATGCCGGACATCATGGATTTCTCCAGCTACGAACAATGGAACGCCGCAGGCGCCAACGACATGGCCACCCGCTGCCGCAAGAAAGCCCAAACCCTGCTGGAAGAGTTCACAGTTCCTGACATGGACCCCAGCACAAGAGAAGAGCTGGATGCGTTTGTTATGCGCCGCAAGCGGGAGATTGGGCTGGGTTAG
- a CDS encoding SDR family NAD(P)-dependent oxidoreductase produces MTRLAGKLAGKIALVTGAGSMTSSMGNGGMGNGKATAIRLARDGAAICALDLNLEAAEETCTLIRAEGGTAHAVAADVTREDEVIAAIAKCLETFGRIDILQNNVGILRTGGAMDSTVEDWDLMVHVNMKAVFLPTKHALPHFVERGAGVITNISSIAGLRYLGTPYIGYNATKGSIISFTRNLAAEVAPHGIRANAILPGFVDTPMAREVTIQKSDTPDAIDWDALDQQRAARIPLGRVGTPWDVANAAAFLASDDASYITGTEITVDGGVSCRV; encoded by the coding sequence ATGACGCGTCTTGCAGGAAAACTGGCAGGAAAAATCGCTCTGGTTACCGGTGCCGGGTCTATGACCAGCAGTATGGGGAATGGCGGCATGGGGAACGGCAAGGCCACAGCTATTCGGCTGGCCCGGGACGGCGCCGCAATATGCGCGCTTGACCTCAATCTGGAGGCAGCGGAGGAAACCTGCACCCTGATCCGTGCAGAAGGCGGGACGGCACATGCTGTGGCCGCTGATGTGACGCGTGAGGACGAGGTCATCGCAGCAATTGCAAAATGTCTCGAGACCTTTGGTCGGATCGACATCCTGCAGAACAATGTTGGCATTCTGCGCACAGGCGGCGCCATGGACAGCACGGTGGAAGACTGGGATCTGATGGTCCATGTGAACATGAAGGCGGTTTTCCTGCCCACCAAGCATGCTCTGCCGCATTTTGTGGAGCGCGGTGCCGGTGTCATCACCAACATTTCGTCAATCGCCGGGCTTCGGTATCTCGGCACACCCTATATCGGATACAACGCCACCAAAGGGTCGATCATCTCCTTCACACGGAACCTGGCTGCAGAGGTTGCCCCGCACGGAATCCGGGCCAATGCCATTCTGCCGGGGTTTGTCGACACACCGATGGCGCGTGAGGTCACCATACAAAAATCAGATACTCCGGACGCCATAGACTGGGATGCACTGGACCAGCAGCGCGCGGCGCGTATTCCTCTGGGCCGGGTGGGAACGCCCTGGGATGTGGCCAATGCCGCCGCGTTCCTCGCGAGCGATGACGCGTCCTACATCACCGGAACCGAAATCACCGTTGATGGAGGGGTGTCATGTCGCGTTTGA
- a CDS encoding SDR family NAD(P)-dependent oxidoreductase translates to MNAAAFSLTGKAILITGAARGLGAAMAELCGELGAQLWLQDVNAEAVADTAEALRGKGIDARASAFDLTDFDRGRAWVEDVSRQAGGIWGLINNAGITNHGHVLDQTVEDYRSIYELHLLAPFVLAQAAGRIMLTNPGPQRGRIVSVSSIAASHPRPGIGNYASSKAALSGLTRSLAADFGAKGICANAVAPGYVLTAMNRKILDDQEFVRRIENRTPAARWAEPGEIAAPVAFLMSEASSYINGQVLAVDGGMSAFLQSNEE, encoded by the coding sequence ATGAATGCGGCGGCCTTTTCACTCACCGGCAAGGCCATCCTGATTACCGGAGCGGCGCGCGGGCTGGGTGCAGCCATGGCAGAGCTCTGCGGAGAACTGGGCGCGCAACTCTGGCTGCAGGATGTGAATGCCGAAGCCGTAGCAGACACTGCGGAAGCTTTGAGAGGCAAAGGCATTGATGCCCGCGCCTCTGCCTTTGACCTGACCGATTTCGACAGAGGCCGGGCCTGGGTGGAGGACGTCAGCCGGCAGGCAGGTGGCATCTGGGGGCTGATCAACAATGCAGGCATTACCAATCACGGGCATGTTCTGGATCAGACCGTCGAGGATTATCGCTCTATCTATGAGCTGCATCTGTTGGCACCTTTCGTTCTGGCGCAGGCAGCAGGCCGTATCATGCTGACCAATCCAGGGCCGCAGCGGGGGCGCATCGTGTCTGTGTCGTCTATTGCGGCCAGCCATCCGCGCCCCGGCATCGGGAACTATGCGTCCTCCAAGGCGGCCCTGTCGGGGTTGACCCGCTCGCTGGCTGCGGATTTCGGCGCAAAGGGCATTTGCGCCAATGCTGTTGCACCGGGTTATGTGCTGACTGCAATGAACCGGAAAATTCTCGATGATCAGGAGTTTGTCCGGCGCATCGAGAACCGCACGCCTGCCGCACGGTGGGCTGAGCCAGGGGAGATTGCAGCCCCCGTCGCCTTTCTGATGTCTGAAGCATCGTCTTACATCAACGGCCAGGTGCTGGCGGTTGATGGGGGCATGAGTGCTTTTCTGCAATCCAATGAGGAATAA
- a CDS encoding LLM class flavin-dependent oxidoreductase: MEFSLFNLMTKPVDGSSHADVFNQMRAMTRMVDDAGFDLAWFAEHHLSNYCISPSPLMTAAHMAGQTKRIKVGPAVVVMPFYEPLRLVEDICLTDQLTEGRLVLGLGTGYQPREFKKFGFEINDRLMRGLEIWDCIEQGVYSGVIDYQGDHINIHDAALSIAPVQERIRTFAVGNAPEMRQKMIDYGAETLTTPAIGPNSIVETARRLYRETRVENGLSGDDFPFAVQRYVYIAKDKADARAAAEQVLIHARMAFNMRRPEPLMDGADLKIVPFDNEPDLDLVMERAIIGDVEEVTRRIVAEAREFGITHLSVFMQIASIPFANTLRSLELFCDQVMPAVNAALESDKTAIAS, from the coding sequence ATGGAATTTTCGCTGTTCAACCTGATGACCAAACCCGTGGACGGATCCAGCCATGCGGATGTGTTCAACCAGATGCGCGCGATGACCCGCATGGTTGATGACGCCGGGTTTGATCTTGCCTGGTTCGCAGAACACCACCTGTCAAACTACTGCATTTCTCCGTCACCGTTGATGACGGCAGCCCATATGGCGGGCCAGACCAAGCGGATAAAGGTCGGTCCGGCCGTTGTTGTGATGCCATTCTACGAGCCCCTGCGCCTGGTCGAGGATATCTGTCTCACCGATCAGCTGACCGAGGGCCGTCTGGTGCTCGGTCTCGGCACCGGATATCAGCCCCGCGAATTCAAGAAGTTCGGGTTTGAAATCAATGATCGCCTGATGCGCGGGCTGGAAATCTGGGACTGTATTGAACAGGGCGTCTATAGCGGCGTGATCGATTATCAGGGTGATCACATCAACATCCATGATGCCGCCCTTTCCATCGCACCGGTTCAGGAACGCATTCGCACCTTCGCTGTGGGCAATGCGCCTGAAATGCGCCAGAAGATGATTGATTACGGTGCAGAGACGCTGACAACGCCAGCCATCGGGCCGAATTCCATCGTTGAAACAGCCCGGCGTCTTTACCGGGAAACACGGGTAGAAAACGGGCTGTCGGGTGATGACTTCCCGTTTGCTGTGCAGCGTTACGTCTATATCGCCAAAGACAAGGCTGATGCCCGCGCGGCGGCAGAACAGGTTCTGATTCATGCCCGGATGGCCTTCAACATGCGCCGACCTGAACCGCTGATGGATGGAGCGGATCTGAAGATCGTGCCCTTCGACAATGAACCCGATCTCGATCTGGTCATGGAGCGCGCCATTATCGGTGATGTTGAAGAGGTCACCCGCCGTATCGTTGCTGAAGCGCGCGAGTTCGGCATCACGCATCTCAGCGTCTTCATGCAGATTGCCTCAATCCCGTTCGCCAACACACTCCGCTCGCTGGAGCTGTTCTGCGACCAGGTCATGCCAGCGGTCAATGCGGCCCTCGAAAGCGATAAAACCGCGATCGCATCATGA
- a CDS encoding LysR substrate-binding domain-containing protein yields the protein MRRALQTKLDQLGPNALSKLEPVGFDSNRMRRTLPPLQTLIAFEAAARLQSFTMAAAELNLTQPAVSQQVKLLEQRLGVDLFRRKNNQIVPTEQGERFLEAVTNALNELGETVQELGPGSGRSTLTVSLLPSFASTWFATRCGSFLSRNPAIDLVTLSTVARTDFGQEDADVAIRWGTGGARGVYEERLFGEHHLLVASAGLSPALDGLSDIDDLKGFPFLHDTNFSEWRTVIEVNGGNPDDFEHGGYFGDSSATQTAIAAGQGIGVVRNIIAEPLLKSGQLIALPFQSVPGPFSYFFLCPERRIEQPRVQAFLTWLRDEARSA from the coding sequence ATGAGACGCGCCCTTCAGACAAAACTGGATCAACTTGGACCCAACGCCCTGTCAAAGCTGGAACCCGTGGGCTTTGACAGCAACCGGATGCGACGCACGCTGCCACCCCTGCAGACGCTGATCGCGTTTGAAGCTGCCGCACGCCTGCAGAGCTTCACCATGGCTGCAGCGGAGCTGAACCTGACACAGCCCGCGGTCAGTCAACAGGTCAAACTGCTGGAGCAAAGACTGGGGGTGGACCTCTTTCGGCGCAAGAACAACCAGATCGTCCCGACAGAGCAGGGAGAGCGGTTTCTGGAGGCTGTCACAAACGCCCTGAATGAACTGGGGGAAACTGTTCAGGAACTGGGCCCGGGGTCCGGCCGATCAACCCTGACCGTCAGCCTTCTGCCATCCTTTGCATCCACATGGTTTGCAACACGGTGCGGATCATTTCTAAGCAGAAATCCGGCCATTGACCTGGTCACTCTGTCAACCGTCGCCAGAACGGATTTCGGGCAGGAAGACGCAGATGTGGCCATCCGCTGGGGAACCGGTGGCGCAAGAGGTGTCTATGAGGAACGCCTGTTTGGCGAGCACCATCTGCTGGTCGCCTCAGCCGGGCTTTCCCCTGCGCTGGACGGCCTGTCGGATATCGACGATCTGAAAGGCTTTCCCTTTCTGCACGATACAAATTTCAGCGAGTGGCGCACTGTTATCGAAGTCAATGGCGGCAACCCGGACGACTTCGAACATGGTGGATATTTCGGCGATTCAAGTGCGACCCAGACAGCCATAGCAGCAGGGCAGGGGATTGGCGTTGTCCGCAACATCATTGCCGAGCCTCTGCTGAAAAGCGGCCAGCTGATCGCTCTGCCGTTTCAATCAGTACCAGGGCCATTCTCCTACTTCTTCCTGTGCCCTGAACGACGCATAGAACAGCCCCGCGTGCAGGCGTTCCTCACCTGGTTACGGGATGAAGCCCGGTCTGCATAA
- a CDS encoding flavin reductase family protein — MINMLDPSDFISAMRKAPTPVSIVTTSGEHGSHGATVSAVCSLSAAPPSVLICLNKASRILGMIEEHGVYCVNYAAQQHKDLALAFAGVPDYADRRSFSADLWDTDPQAGLPILREAAAVFSCLHIETVSFGSHRIMIGKVERTDWSDQKPLTYWDGNFQGIHCL, encoded by the coding sequence ATGATCAACATGCTGGACCCGAGTGATTTCATTTCTGCCATGCGGAAGGCACCAACGCCGGTCTCAATTGTGACGACCAGCGGTGAGCACGGCTCTCATGGTGCAACAGTCAGCGCCGTGTGCTCGCTGTCTGCCGCTCCGCCCTCCGTCCTGATCTGCCTCAACAAGGCCAGTCGCATTCTCGGGATGATAGAAGAACACGGCGTTTACTGCGTGAACTATGCCGCGCAACAGCACAAGGACCTCGCCCTGGCTTTTGCCGGTGTGCCTGACTATGCAGACAGGCGCTCGTTCTCCGCCGATCTGTGGGACACAGACCCACAGGCCGGCCTCCCCATTCTGCGCGAGGCCGCTGCAGTCTTCTCATGCCTGCACATCGAGACCGTCAGTTTCGGGTCCCACCGGATCATGATTGGCAAGGTGGAACGGACAGACTGGTCTGACCAAAAACCGCTAACCTACTGGGACGGCAATTTTCAGGGTATCCATTGCCTTTGA
- a CDS encoding DNA/RNA non-specific endonuclease: protein MNDPFQMQRELRYGAPVCDQILTGRHFTIGYSWYFRQAKWVLEIINPLERLLDREFADGERQDNFRADQRIPWRFRASLGAYKGSGYDRGHLVASADQRETELQNSETFLLSNMSPQKPGLNRKIWRHLEEAIRDLDAQDDIMETYVLTAPVFDFGKVIETIGDRESKHGIDIPIPHGFVKSVFAEHKNGGFKLWTFKIDNEEGQDDDLGSYLIKTYDAEQYVGGRFWDRVAGGDLHDQKKTKGRMWTSVTKGPFTQSSLMRMKETDVVKIANKMGLNASVADNKADTIAKILARQDT from the coding sequence ATGAATGATCCGTTTCAGATGCAAAGAGAACTGCGCTATGGCGCGCCGGTCTGCGATCAGATTCTGACTGGTCGCCATTTCACCATTGGATATTCCTGGTATTTCAGGCAGGCAAAGTGGGTTCTGGAGATTATCAACCCGCTCGAAAGACTTCTGGACCGGGAGTTTGCCGACGGTGAACGGCAAGACAATTTTCGGGCAGACCAGCGGATCCCATGGCGTTTCAGGGCAAGTCTGGGGGCCTATAAGGGTAGCGGATATGATCGCGGCCATCTGGTTGCCAGTGCCGATCAGCGCGAAACAGAGCTGCAGAACAGCGAAACATTCCTGCTGTCAAACATGTCGCCCCAGAAGCCCGGGCTTAATCGAAAGATCTGGCGTCATCTGGAAGAGGCCATCAGGGATCTGGACGCTCAGGACGACATTATGGAAACCTATGTCCTGACGGCTCCGGTCTTTGATTTCGGCAAGGTCATCGAAACAATCGGGGACCGGGAAAGCAAACACGGAATAGATATCCCCATACCCCATGGCTTTGTGAAGAGCGTTTTCGCCGAGCACAAAAATGGCGGCTTCAAGCTCTGGACCTTCAAGATCGACAATGAAGAGGGGCAGGACGACGATCTCGGCAGCTATCTGATCAAGACCTATGATGCCGAACAATATGTCGGTGGCCGGTTCTGGGACCGGGTTGCGGGCGGAGATCTGCACGATCAGAAAAAAACCAAAGGCCGGATGTGGACCTCTGTAACCAAAGGCCCGTTCACCCAATCTTCCCTGATGCGCATGAAAGAAACAGACGTCGTAAAGATCGCCAACAAAATGGGCCTCAACGCCTCAGTCGCTGACAACAAAGCCGACACGATCGCCAAAATACTGGCCCGGCAGGATACCTGA
- a CDS encoding putative bifunctional diguanylate cyclase/phosphodiesterase, whose amino-acid sequence MLGQLLKSNILEPTLVFVLAIVIWMIGAEYEAFEMLVDFMEEHESWDLDELFLAVIMLGIAGFFNAYRYHFRQRKEMERRLQAESDLDWLSRHDNLTGLPNRHYLKQFIERTDYGSMEDSNKKYGLISVDLDGFKKANDLLGHAGGDRLLKEVAERITSNKAVKMAFRLGGDEFLAIVSLTQATKFDDIAKQLHADISQPILIDGITNHIGASIGLARYPEDGDTLKDVIHNSDLAMYSAKRSGKNTIAFFETPMLALSIERSRLEQDLLAAMANDEIRPHYQPLIDLKTGKLRGFEALARWNRDGHGFVPPEKFISVAEDIGVITELSDKLLLQACRDAKTWPDDLTLSFNLSPVQLSDRLVGLRVISILGEAEFPPHRLEVEITESSLVQDMDTASFILKALHNAGVRIALDDFGTGYSNLSQLSQLNFDRIKIDRSFINNFETDEKQMRIVKTILSLGEGLGLHTTAEGIEEMEQLSILKDLGCQYGQGYHLGKPVDAEETTRFINNHLGRGESPLRVIR is encoded by the coding sequence ATGTTGGGGCAGTTACTTAAATCGAATATTCTCGAACCGACGCTGGTTTTCGTCCTCGCGATTGTCATCTGGATGATCGGAGCCGAATATGAAGCGTTCGAGATGCTTGTGGACTTTATGGAAGAGCATGAAAGCTGGGATCTCGACGAGCTTTTCCTTGCGGTTATCATGCTGGGCATCGCCGGTTTCTTCAATGCCTATCGCTACCATTTCAGGCAGCGCAAGGAGATGGAACGACGCTTGCAGGCCGAGAGCGATCTCGACTGGCTCTCGCGGCATGACAACCTGACCGGCCTGCCGAACCGTCATTATCTCAAACAGTTCATTGAGCGCACCGACTACGGCTCAATGGAGGACAGCAACAAGAAATACGGGCTGATTTCCGTTGATCTGGATGGCTTCAAGAAAGCCAATGACCTGCTGGGTCATGCCGGTGGCGACAGGCTGTTGAAAGAGGTGGCCGAACGGATTACCTCAAACAAGGCGGTGAAAATGGCCTTCCGTCTGGGTGGAGATGAATTCCTGGCCATTGTCAGCCTCACCCAGGCCACCAAATTCGATGACATCGCCAAGCAACTGCACGCGGATATATCCCAGCCTATCCTCATAGACGGCATCACCAACCACATCGGTGCCAGCATCGGCCTGGCTCGATATCCAGAGGACGGCGACACGCTGAAAGACGTCATCCACAATTCCGACCTTGCCATGTACAGCGCCAAAAGGTCGGGCAAGAACACGATTGCCTTCTTTGAAACGCCCATGCTGGCCTTGAGCATCGAGCGCTCCAGGCTGGAGCAGGACCTGCTGGCGGCCATGGCCAATGACGAGATCAGACCCCATTATCAGCCGCTGATCGACCTCAAGACCGGCAAACTGCGCGGCTTTGAGGCTCTGGCACGCTGGAACCGCGACGGGCACGGTTTTGTTCCGCCGGAGAAGTTCATCTCGGTTGCCGAGGACATCGGCGTTATTACCGAACTGTCTGACAAACTGCTGCTGCAGGCCTGTCGCGACGCCAAGACCTGGCCGGACGATCTGACCCTGTCGTTCAACCTCTCGCCGGTTCAGCTCTCCGACCGTCTGGTCGGCCTGCGGGTCATCTCCATCCTTGGCGAGGCGGAATTCCCTCCACACCGCCTGGAAGTGGAAATCACCGAGTCCTCACTGGTACAGGACATGGATACCGCAAGCTTTATCCTCAAGGCCCTGCACAATGCGGGCGTGCGCATCGCACTTGACGATTTCGGCACCGGTTACTCCAATCTGTCACAACTGTCTCAGCTCAACTTTGATCGCATCAAAATCGACCGGTCCTTCATCAACAATTTTGAGACGGACGAGAAGCAGATGCGGATCGTCAAGACCATCCTGTCCCTGGGTGAAGGGCTCGGCCTGCACACCACCGCCGAGGGCATTGAGGAGATGGAGCAGCTGTCCATACTGAAAGATCTGGGCTGCCAGTACGGCCAGGGCTACCATCTCGGCAAACCGGTCGATGCCGAGGAGACCACCCGGTTCATCAACAACCATCTGGGCCGTGGCGAAAGCCCGTTGCGCGTGATCAGATAA